The Desulfomicrobium orale DSM 12838 genome includes a window with the following:
- a CDS encoding GTPase/DUF3482 domain-containing protein, with translation MKTIPVFAVIGHPNEGKSSVVATLVENDRIRISPVPGETVRAQEYPVIIDGEPCIVFVDTPGFQNPVQTLGWMRKHPMPEGKMVEAFLREHADDPGLEHERELLTPLTRGAGLIYVADASRPLRQVDLAEMEILRLTGCPRMAILNCKTGEEGFLEEWKNALRRHFNAVRMFNALAATFAERLRLLESLRVIEQDWEAALGRVIDAFVRDWERRNAECAALACEFLNRILDMREEAELDDPSRRKEMETRLTGRLEDRIRAEEARLHAEVCRLFRHDPRSFSLPGQSMLQEDLFSRTTWRVFGLSRTKLAAAAAAAGGAAGAVVDVAALGHSLGLFAAVGGAAAGLAALFQGERLVRKRVLGMEIGQRTVRVGPVSTVQWVYILLDRFLLHYWHVIHWAHARRDEDILPAEMEERGRLGLTSTWSGEDRKICAEYFRVGTDGNVSSPELEESLRRILERELGAMSSR, from the coding sequence ATGAAGACCATCCCCGTTTTTGCCGTGATCGGCCATCCCAACGAAGGCAAGTCCTCCGTGGTCGCCACCCTGGTGGAAAACGACCGGATCCGGATCAGCCCCGTGCCGGGAGAAACGGTCCGGGCCCAGGAGTACCCCGTCATCATCGACGGAGAGCCGTGCATCGTTTTCGTGGACACGCCCGGATTTCAGAATCCCGTGCAGACCCTGGGCTGGATGCGCAAACACCCGATGCCCGAAGGAAAAATGGTGGAAGCCTTTCTACGGGAGCACGCCGACGATCCCGGTCTGGAGCACGAACGCGAACTCCTGACTCCGCTCACCCGGGGTGCCGGGCTTATCTATGTGGCCGACGCCTCCCGGCCTCTGCGCCAGGTCGATCTGGCGGAAATGGAGATTCTGCGGCTGACGGGCTGTCCGCGCATGGCCATCCTCAACTGCAAAACCGGTGAGGAAGGTTTTCTGGAGGAATGGAAGAACGCCCTGCGCAGGCATTTCAATGCGGTGCGCATGTTCAACGCCCTGGCCGCCACCTTCGCCGAAAGACTGCGGCTTCTGGAGAGTCTGCGTGTGATCGAACAGGACTGGGAGGCCGCCCTCGGCCGGGTCATCGACGCCTTTGTCCGGGACTGGGAACGCAGAAACGCAGAATGCGCCGCCCTGGCCTGCGAATTCCTGAACCGGATTCTGGACATGCGGGAAGAAGCCGAACTGGATGATCCCTCCCGGCGCAAGGAAATGGAAACCCGCCTGACCGGCCGGCTGGAAGATCGCATCCGGGCCGAGGAAGCCCGTCTGCACGCCGAGGTCTGCCGATTGTTCCGCCACGATCCCCGGTCGTTTTCACTGCCCGGACAGTCCATGCTTCAGGAAGACCTTTTCTCCCGCACGACATGGCGGGTGTTCGGCCTGAGCCGGACCAAACTGGCTGCGGCGGCAGCGGCCGCTGGCGGAGCCGCCGGAGCCGTGGTCGATGTGGCCGCTCTGGGGCACAGTCTGGGGCTTTTCGCGGCGGTGGGCGGTGCGGCGGCGGGGCTGGCCGCCCTGTTCCAGGGCGAGCGTCTGGTCCGCAAACGCGTGCTCGGCATGGAAATAGGACAGAGAACCGTGCGGGTGGGACCCGTCAGTACGGTGCAGTGGGTTTACATTCTGCTGGACCGCTTCCTGCTCCATTACTGGCATGTGATCCACTGGGCGCACGCCCGCCGCGACGAGGACATACTGCCCGCGGAGATGGAAGAGCGCGGCAGGCTCGGGCTGACCAGCACCTGGAGCGGCGAAGACCGGAAGATCTGCGCCGAATATTTCCGGGTCGGAACGGACGGGAACGTTTCCAGCCCGGAGCTGGAGGAAAGCCTGCGCCGTATCCTCGAAAGAGAGCTCGGGGCCATGTCCTCGCGCTGA
- a CDS encoding inorganic diphosphatase: MADFNKILEPGDYENGVVNVVVEIPAGSCHKIEWDRKMAAFKLDRVEPQIYAKPVNYGFIPQTLDEDGDELDVLLLTDHPLTTGIFLEARILGVMKFVDDNEVDDKIVVVPADDRNTGNFLKKLEDIPQQLIKQIEHHFNHYKDLKKPGSTKVEGWYGLDEAKKVIKDAIARWKK, from the coding sequence ATGGCGGATTTCAACAAGATTCTGGAACCTGGGGATTATGAAAACGGCGTAGTCAACGTGGTGGTGGAAATTCCCGCCGGCTCCTGCCACAAGATTGAATGGGACCGCAAAATGGCCGCGTTCAAGCTGGATCGGGTGGAACCGCAGATATACGCCAAACCCGTCAACTACGGTTTCATCCCCCAAACTCTGGATGAAGACGGCGACGAGCTGGATGTCCTGCTGTTGACTGACCACCCGCTGACCACCGGAATTTTTCTCGAAGCCAGGATTCTCGGCGTCATGAAATTCGTCGATGACAACGAGGTGGACGACAAGATCGTCGTTGTCCCCGCCGACGACCGCAATACCGGAAACTTCCTGAAGAAACTGGAAGACATCCCGCAGCAGCTGATCAAGCAGATCGAACACCACTTCAATCATTACAAGGACCTGAAAAAGCCTGGCTCCACGAAGGTCGAAGGCTGGTATGGCCTGGATGAAGCCAAAAAGGTCATCAAGGACGCCATCGCCCGCTGGAAAAAATAG